Below is a genomic region from Streptomyces roseoviridis.
CCCGCGCCCGTCGGGGAACCGCGGTCCGCCCCCTCGCGGTCCTCCGGCCCACCGCCGTCGCCCCACCGGCCACGGCATGATGGTCCCCGTGCCCCAGCCCACCCCGAAGCACTCGACCGCCCCGGGTCAGGCCCCGCTGCTCCGCCGCGCGCCCGTCCAGCAGCGCAGCGCCGCACGCCTCGCCCGCATCCTCGACGCCTGCGCCGAACTCCTCGACGAGACCGGCTACGAGGAGCTGAGCACCCGCGCCGTCGCCGCCCGCGCCGGCGTCCCCATCGGCTCCGTCTACCGCTTCTTCGGCAACAAGCGCGCCATGGTCACCGCCCTCGCCCACCGCAACCTCGACAGCTACGCCGCCCGGATCACCGCCGGGCTCGCCGCGCTGCCGCCCGCCGACGCCCGGGGCGCCATCGACGCCGTCCTCGACGCGTACCTCGCCATGAAGCGGACCGTGCCCGGCTTCGGCCTCGTCGACTTCGGCATCCCCGCCCCCGTCCCGCCCGCCGGCGAGACCGCCGAGGAGGACCCCAACCGGCGGGTCGCCGAACGCATCTGCCGCCTGCTCGCCGCCTCGCTGGACCGGCCCGCCGACGAGACCCTGCTCCGCAAGGTCCTCGTCTGCGTCGAGGCCACCGACGCCCTCCTCCGCCTCGCCTTCCGCACCGACCCGTCCGGCGACCCCGCCCTGGTCGCCGAGACCCGCGCGCTCCTGCACGCCTACCTCGCGCCCGCCCTCCGGTAGGCCCCCGGCCCCTCGTCCGTGCGGGCCCCTGTCCCACCTCCCTACCGGTCGGTATGCTCGCACCTGCCCGCGCGCCACCGCCGTCGCCCCTGGGAGACCCCATGTCCTCCGCCCCCTCCACCGCCCTGCGCATCTGCCCCCTGTGCGAAGCGACCTGCGGACTGACCCTCACCGTCGACGGCGGCCGGGTCACGGCCGCCCGAGGCGACCGCGACGACGTCTTCAGCCGGGGCTTCATCTGCCCCAAGGGCGCCGCGTTCCCCGAGGTCGACGCCGACCCCGACCGGCTCACCAGCCCGCTCGTCCGCGAGAACGGCGTCCTGCGCGAGGCCGGCTGGGACGAGGCGTTCGACCGCATCGCCGCCCGCATGCGGCCGCTGATCGAGGAACACGGGCCCAACGCCGTCGGCGTCGTCCTCGGCAACCCCAACGTCCACACCGTCGCCGGCGCCCTCTACCCGCCGCTGCTGATCGGCGCCCTCGGCACCCGCAACCTGTTCACCGCCTCCACCGTCGACCAGATGCCCAAGCACGTCTCCAGCGGACTGCTCTTCGGCGACGCCTTCGCCATCCCCGTGCCGGACCTCGACCGCACCGACCACCTCCTGATGCTCGGCGCCAACCCGCTCGACTCCAACGGCAGCCTGTGCACCGCCCCCGACTTCCCCGGGCGCCTCAAGGAGCTGCGCCGGCGCGGCGGCACCCTCACCGTCGTGGACCCGCGCCGCACCCGCACCGCCCGGCTCGCCGACCGCCACCTCGCCCTCCGCCCCGGCACCGACGCCCTCTTCCTCGCCGCCCTCGTCCACACCCTCTTCGCCGAGGACCTGACCGACCTGGGCCACCTCGCCGCCCACGTCGAAGGCGTCGACGAAGTCCGCCGGGCGGTGGAGGACTTCAGCCCCGAGGCGGTCGCCGCCCCCTGCGACCTGGACGCCGAGGCCATCCGGACCACCGCCCGCGAACTGGCCGCCGCACCCACCGCCGCCGTCTACGGACGCATGGGGTCCTCCACCGTCGCCTACGGCACCCTCGGCAACTGGCTCGTCGACGTCCTCAACGTCCTCACCGGCAACCTCGACCGGCCCGGCGGCGCCCTCTTCCCGCTGTCCGCGACCGCCCCCGCGCCCCGCCCGGCCGGGCCCGGCAAGGGCTTCGCGCTCGGCCGCTGGACCAGCCGGGTCTCCGGTCACCCCGAGGCCAAGGGCGAACTGCCGCTCGCCGCCCTCGCCGAGGAGATCGACACCCCGGGGGAGGGGCGCATCCGGGCCCTCATCACCATCGCCGCCAACCCCGTCCTGTCGGCCCCCGACGGCCGGCGCCTCGACGCGGCCCTCGCCTCCCTCGACTTCATGGTCGCCGTCGATCCGTACCTGGGCGAGACCGCCCGGCACGCCGACGTCGTCCTGCCCCCGCCGCCGCCCTCCCAGAGCGCCCACTTCGACTTCGCCTTCAACGGCTTCGCCGTCCGCAACCAGGTCCGCCACACCCCGCCCGCCGTCCCGCTCGGCGACGGCCGCATGGACGAGTGCGAGATCCACGCCCGGCTGATCCTCGCCGTCTCCGGCATGCACGGCGCCCCGCCCGAGGCCGTCGACGCACTCGCCGTCGACAGCACCCTGGCCAAGGCCGTGACCCAGGAGCACTCGCCCGTGTACGGCGAGGACCCCCGGGCCGTCGCCGCCCGCCTCACCGGCGCCACCGGACCCGAGCGGCGCCTCGACCTGATGCTGCGCCTCGGCCCGTACGGACGCTCCCACGGACTCACCCTCGACTCCCTGCGCGCCGCCCCGCACGGCATCGACCTCGGTCCGCTGCGGCCGCGGCTGCCCGGTCTCCTCAAGACCCGCAGCGGCCGGATCGAGCTGCTGCCCGCCCCGATCGCCGCCGACCTGCCCCGACTGCGCGCCGCGCTCGGCTCCGTACCCGATCCCGGCACCCTCCAGCTCGTCGGCCGGCGCCACCTGCGCTCCAACAACAGCTGGCTGCACAACGTCCCCGCCCTCACCGGCGGCTCCAACCGCTGCACCCTCCAGATCCACCCGGAGGACGCCGCCCGGCTCGGCCTCGAAGCCGGTGCCCTCGCCCGGGTCAAGGGGGAGGGCGGCGAGCTGGAGGCCGAGGTGGAGATCACCGACACGGTGCGTCCGGGCGTCGTCAGCCTCCCGCACGGCTGGGGCCACGACCGCCCCGGCACCCGGCTCGGGGTCGCCTCCCGGCGGCCCGGCGTCAACGTCAACCAGCTGCTCGACGGCTCACGGCTCGACCCCCTGTCGGGCACCGCCGTCCTCAACGGCTTCCCCGTCCACGTATCACCGCTGCTGTGACCTGGGGTTTTGCTCGTATTGCTCACACGTGAACATCTTGTTGACGCCGGAAGGGGCCACCTAACGTCATCCGCACCGCCGCTCTGGCGGGAGTTCAAGGGTGAACGTGAGGTGTCCTCCCATGCTGACCGTCCTCGGCTTCGCCATGATCGCGACCTTCCTGGTCCTGATCATGATGAAGAAGATGTCGCCGATCGCGGCGCTCGTGCTCATTCCCGCGCTGTTCTGCGTCGCCGTCGGGCAAGGAGCCCAGCTGGGCGACTACGTCATCGAGGGGGTCGGCAAGCTGGCGCCCACGGCCGCGATGCTGATGTTCGCGATCGTCTACTTCGGCGTGATGATCGACGTCGGCCTGTTCGACCCGATCGTCCGCGGCATCCTGCGCTTCTGCAAGGCCGACCCGGTGCGGGTGGTGGTCGGTACGGCGGTGCTCGCCGCGATCGTGTCGCTCGACGGCGACGGCTCGACCACCTTCATGATCACGGTCTCGGCGATGTACCCGCTCTACAAGCGGCTCGGCATGAGCCTGGTCGTCATGACCGGTGTCGCCGCCATGGCCAACGGCGTCATGAACACCCTGCCCTGGGGTGGCCCCACCGCGCGCGCCGCCACGGCGCTCAAGCTGGACGCGGGGGACGTCTTCGTCCCGATGATCCCGGCGCTCGCGACCGGTCTGCTGTTCGTCCTCGCCCTCTCCTACGTCCTCGGCCGCCGCGAGCGCCGGCGCATCGGCTATCTCAGCCTGGACGAGGCCCTCGCGCCGACGACCGGGACGGTCCTGGTCGCGACGGGCGGCGCCGCCGGCGCGGGCGCCGGTACGGGTTCGGGCGGCGGTACGGGGTCGGCCGCCGGTACGGGTTCGGGCGGCGGTACGGGGTCGGCCGCCGGTACGGGTTCGGGCGGCGCGGCCGGTACGGACGGGGCCGACGGGGGCCTGGGGGCCGGGCTGCCCGAGGGCGGTGCGCCGCCGGCCGAGGAGGACGGCTTCCAGGGGCTCGACCCGGACCGCGCGACCCTGCGGCCGAAGCTGTACTGGTTCAACGCCGGTCTCACCGTCGCCCTGCTCGGCGCGATGATCCTCGAACTGCTGCCGATCCCGGTGCTCTTCCTGCTCGGCGCCGCGCTCGCGCTCACCGTCAACTTCCCGCAGATGGCCGACCAGAAGGCCCGTATCGCGGCCCACGCCGACAACGTCCTGAACGTCGCCGGCATGGTCTTCGCCGCCGCCGTCTTCACCGGCGTCCTCACCGGCACCGGCATGGTCAAGCACATGGCCGACTGGCTCGTCGGCGCCATCCCGGAGGGCATGGGCCCGCACATGGCCCTGGTCACCGGTCTGCTGAGCCTGCCGCTCACCTACTTCATGTCGAACGACGGCTTCTACTTCGGCGTGCTGCCGGTCCTCGCCGAGGCCGGCGCGGCACACGGCGTGTCGCCGCTCGAGATCGCCCGCGCGTCGCTCGTCGGCCAGGCGCTGCACATGTCCAGCCCACTGGTTCCGGCGGTGTACGTGCTCGTCGGCATGGCGAAGGTGGAGTTCGGCGACCACACCCGCTTCGTGGTGAAGTGGGCGGCCCTCACCTCACTGGTGGTCCTCGGGGCGGGGATCCTCTTCGGGATCGTCTAGAGGGCGAGGCCGTCCCTAGGGCCGGACGGGTGGAAGTGGGGCGGTGGCACGGCACGGTGTCACCGCCCGTCGTCATCTGATGACCAATAGTCAGATTATCGGCCTCATCGATCCGATATCGCTGTACGACTGGAGGAACCCCCATGACCGCTCTGTCCGTCCGCCCCCTGCTGTCGACCCTCGTGGCCGGCCTCGCCCTGGGCGCCGTCACCCTGGCCGGGGCGCCCGCCGCGTTCGCGGCCCCGGGTGACGACGGCGACATCAAGGTGCACCGCAAGGGCACCGACGAGCCCGACCAGAGCAACCACCCCAAGGTCTGCGAGTTCCACTTCGCGGCCTTCAACTTCCGGGACATCCCGGGCTCGCAGATCCGCTGGGACATCTACAACCAGCCCCCCACCAACTCCGAGTCGCTGCGCGACGGGCTCATCGCGCTCAACACCGCCGGCACCGGCTACAGCCCCGACATGTCGCTGCCCGACGGCCAGTACAAGGTCGAGGTGACCTGGACCGGCCAGATGGGCGCGAAGAAGAGCAAGGTCTTCCGGGTCGACTGCGAGAACGGCAACGGCGGCAACGGCAACGGCGGTCCCGGCGGCGGGAACGGCCACCACAAGCCGCCGCACGGCCCGGTCGGAGCGGGCGGCGGCGGAGTGGCGCAGACCATGGCCGCCGAGGAAGGCTCCGCGTTCGGCGTCGGATCGGCCCTCGCCGCGGGTCTCGCGGGCACCGCGGCTCTGGTCCTCGTCCGCCGTTCGCGCCGCCGCCGTGCCGATGGCGCCGCGTAGGTCCCCTTCCCCGCGCGGGACGGCCACCGCCGGCCGGGTCCCCGTCTCGTTCCCGGCGTCAGCGCCGGGCGAGCGGAGCCCGGGCCGGCCCCACCCGCGCGGGCCCGCCCGCCCGCGCGGCCGCACCACCACCCGCAGGCAGCGCCGGCTCCTCAGGCTCGCCAGAACCGTCGTCGTGACCGTGTCCCTGGTCACCGGCGGCGTCTGGTGGGCGCAGGGCGAGGAGCCGGCGGGCCCCGCGCCGGCCGCCGCCGCCGCGCACGGCGCGGCGGCACCGGCGGGGTCGGCCGGGGCGGAAGGAAAGGCGGGCGGGGGCGACGGTGCCGGCACCCCGCGCCGCGCGGCCCGGGCCACCGCCGAGCCCACGGCCCCGCCCGCGCCCCTGGGCCGGTCCCGGCCCACCACCCTCGCCGTCCCCGCGATCACCATCGAGGCCCCCGTCATGGGGCTGGGCCTCGACAGCGAGGGGCGGCTCGCGACCCCGCCGGTCGACAACCCGCGGATCGTCGGCTGGTACAAGAACGGCGTCACGCCCGGAGAGCGCGGCACCGCCGTCGTCGTCGGCCACCGCGACACCCGCACCGGGCCCGCGATCTTCATCAACCTCAACTCCCTCTCCCCGGGCAACACCGTCCGGATCGCCCGCGCCGACGGCCGCGTCGCCGTCTTCACGGTCGACCGGGTGCGGACCTACGCCAAGTCCGCCTTCCCCGACAAGGAGGTGTACGGCGCCGCGAACCGCCCCGAACTGCGCCTGCTGACCTGCGGCGGAAGCTTCCAGGCCAAGGAGGGGTACGCCTCCAACATCGTCGTGTTCGCCCACCTCACCGGCGTCGAACGGCAGATCTGACACGGGCGGCCCCACGCGGGAAGGGCCGTTCCGCCGGCCGTTCCGCCGGCCGTTCCGCCGGCCGTTCCGCCGGCCGTCCGTCCGGCCGGTCCGCCGGGGTCGCCCGACGGCGGGCCGAGGCCCCGGCGAGGACGGATCCGCCGGTTCACCGGCGCCGCTCCCGTGCGGGAGGGCCGTGGACACGGCGGGGGGTGGAGGGCGAGGATCGGTCCGCACCGGGAGAAGGGGCCTGGCGCCAAAAAACTAACAGCGCTAGTTTGGGTGTGCCCGTGCCCCGACATGCGAGGAGAGACAGCGGATGAAGGCCCACGACGCGATATACATCGGCGGGGAGTGGCGGGCCGCCGCCTCCTCGGAGACGATCGCGGTCACCGACCCGGCCACCGAGCAGGTCGTCGGCCACGTCCCGGCCGGCTCCGCCGAGGACGTCGACGCCGCCGTACGGGTCGCCCGCGCCGCCTTCCCCGGCTGGGCCGCGACCCCGCCCGCCGAGCGGGCCGCCCGGCTCGCCGCCCTCCGCGACGCGCTCGCCGCCCGCGCCGAGGAGATCGCCGCCACGGTCACCACCGAGCTCGGCGCCCCGCCGCAGCTCGCCGCCGCCGTGCACACCGGGCTGCCGATCGCCGTCGCCGGCTCGTACGCCGAACTCGCCGCCACCCACCCCTTCGAGGAGAAGGTCGGCAACTCCACCGTCTACTCCGAGCCGGTCGGCGTGGTCGCCGCGATCACGCCCTGGAACTACCCGCTCCACCAGATCGTCGCGAAGGTCGCCCCGGCCCTCGCCGCGGGCTGCGCGATCGTCCTCAAGCCCGCCGAGGACACCCCGCTCACCGCCCAGCTCTTCGCCGAGGCCGTCCACGAGGCCGGCGTCCCGGCCGGTGTCTTCAACCTGGTCACCGGGCTCGGCACGGTCGCCGGGCAGGCCCTCGCCGAGCACCCCGACGTCGACCTCGTCTCCTTCACCGGATCCACCGCCGTCGGCCGGAAGATCGGCGCCCTCGCCGGCGGCGCCGTCAAGCGGGTCGCCCTCGAACTCGGCGGCAAGTCCGCCAACGTGATCCTGCCGAGCGCCGACCTCGGCAAGGCCGTCGCCGTCGGCGTCGCCAACGTCATGTCCAACTCCGGCCAGACGTGCAGCGCCTGGACCCGGATGCTGGTGCACCGGGACCAGTACGACGAGGCGGTCCGGCTGGCCGCGACGGCCGTCGCCAAGTACGTCCCGGGTGAGCGCGTCGGCCCCCTCGTCAACGCCCGCCAGCGCGACCGGGTCCGCGGCTACATCGAGAAGGGCCTCGCGGAGGGCGCCCGGCTCGTCGCCGGCGGCCCCGAGGCCCCGCTCGAGACCGGCTACTACGTGGCCCCCACCGTCTTCGCCGACGTCACCCCCGAGATGACCATCGCCCAGGAGGAGATCTTCGGCCCGGTGGTCTCGATCATCCGCTACGAGGACGAGGCCGACGCCCTCGCCATCGCCAACGGCACCGTCTACGGTCTCGCCGGTGCCGTGTGGGGCGAGCCGGAGGAGGCCGTGGCCTTCGCCCGGCGGATGGAGACCGGCCAGGTCGACATCAACGGCGGCCGCTTCAACCCGCTGGCGCCGTTCGGCGGCTGGAAGCAGTCGGGCGTGGGCCGCGAGCTCGGCGCGCACGGCCTCGCCGAGTACCTCCAGACCAAGTCCCTGCAGTTCTGAGCGCCAGCGCCGTACTCGCCGAAGGAGCCCCCGCGTGATCCGCGCCGCCGTCCTGCCCGCCGTCGGTTCCCCCCTGGAGATAACCGGCATCGAACTGCCCGAGCCCGGCCCCGGCCAGGTCCGGGTCCGCCTCGCCGCCGCCGGCGTGTGCCACTCCGACCTGTCGCTGTCCAACGGCACCATGCGGCTGCCGGTGCCCGCCGTCCTCGGCCACGAGGGGGCCGGCACGGTCGTCTCCGTCGGGGAGGGCGTCACCCATGTCGCCCCCGGCGACGGGGTCGTCCTCAACTGGGCCCCGTCCTGCGGTGCCTGCCACCACTGCGGGCTCGGCGAGGTCTGGCTCTGCGCGAACGCCCTGGCCGGCGCCGCGCACGTCCACGCCCGCACCGAGGACGGCACCGAACTGCACCCCGGCCTCAACGTGGCCGCCTTCGCCGAGGAGACCGTCGTCGCGGGCAACTGCGTGCTGCCCGTGCCCGACGGCGTGCCGCTCACCGAGGCCGCCCTGCTCGGCTGCGCCGTCCTCACCGGCTGGGGCGCCGTCCACCACTCCGCCCGGGTCCGGGCCGGGGAGTCCGTCGCCGTCTTCGGGGTCGGCGGCGTGGGTCTGGCCACCCTCCAGGCCGCCCGGATCGCGGGGGCCTCGACCATCGTCGCCGTCGACGTCTCGCCCGAGAAGGAGGAGCTGGCCCGGGCCGCCGGCGCCACCGAGTACGTCGTCGCCTCCGAGAACACCGCCCGGCAGATCCGCGGCCTGACGGGCGGTCACGGCGCCGACGTGTCCGTCGAGTGCGTCGGCCGCGCCGCCACCATCCGTACCGCCTGGGACGCCACCCGGCGCGGCGGCCGCACCACGGTCGTCGGCATCGGCGGCAAGGACCAGCAGGTCGCGTTCAACGCCCTGGAGATCTTCCACTGGGGCCGCACCCTGTCCGGCTGCGTCTACGGCAACTCCGACCCGGCCCGTGACCTGCCGGTCCTCGCCGAGCACGTCCGCGCCGGCCGGCTCGACCTGAACGCCCTGGTCACCGAACGCATCACCCTGGAGGGCATTCCGGGCGCGTTCGACAACATGCTGGCGGGCAAGGGCGGCCGCGCGCTGGTCGTGTTCTAGCCACGGCCGCCCTCGGGCGGGTCGCCGACCGGTCCGTCAGGCCCTGTCCGCCGTCCCCGCCGAAGACGCCACGGGGGTCTTCGGCCGGGACCGGGACACGGCCACGCCCGCCAGGCACAGCGCGCCGCCCGCCATCGTCAGCAGCCCCGGCAGCTCGCCCAGCACCAGCCACGCCATCAGCACCACCAGGGCCGGCACCGCGTACGTCGTCGCGCCCATCCGGCCCGCCGTCGTACGGGCCAGGGCGTAAGCCCAGGTCGTGAAGGCGAGCGCGGTCGGGAACACCCCGAGGTAGACCATGTTCAGGGTCGCCGGCCACGGGGCCCGTGCCGCCTCCTCGACGAGCCGCCCGGCGAACGGCAGACAGCCCGCCGTGCCGACCAGACAGCCGAAGGTGGTCACCTGCAGCGCGCTGCCGTGAGCCAGCGCGGGCTTCTGGGCGACGACCCCGCCGGCGTACGCCACCGCCGCGAGCAGGCACAGCACCACGCCGAGCACCGAGGCGTGCCCCTGTCCGGAGCCTCCCGACATGGACAGGCCGACGGCCATCGCCCCCGCGAAGGACACGGCCATGCCGGCCAGCAGCCGCGGCGGCAGGGCCTCCTTCAGGAACCGGGCGCCGAGCAGGGCGATCAGGATGGGGCCGATGTTGACGACCATCGCGGCCGTGCCCGCGTCGACCTCCTGCTCGCCCCAGTTCAGCACCACCATGTACACCCCGAACCACAGCAGCCCCGAGGTCACGATCCCCGGCCAGGCGGCCCGCGGCGGAAATCCCTCACGCCGTATCAGGAGAACGGCTCCGAGGACCAGGGACCCGGCGAGGAGCCGCCCGAGGGCGAGGGCGCCGGGGGAGTAGGCGGCCCCGGCACTGCGGATGGAGACGAAGGCGGAGGCCCACAGGACGACGGTGACACCGGCGGCGGCGAGCGCGAGACGGGAGCTTCGGATCGGCATGGGACGACGTTAGGGCGTGGACCGTTCGGCGCTCACCGCAATATCGCCCGGGGACCCGGAGACCGAGACCCGGAGACCCGGTGACCGAGACCCGGGGACCCGGCGACCCGAGGAAACCGGGAGCCCGCTCGGCCCGGCGGCCGTCCCCGCGCCCGGGGCCCGCTCGGCCTGGCGGCCGTCCCCGCGCCCGGGGCCCGCTCGGCCTGGCGGCCGTCCCCGCGCCCGGGGCCCGCTCGGCCCGGACCCGGCCCGCCGGCGGGCCGCCCCGACTCCCCGCGCCGCATCAGCGCAGCGTCGCCGGCTCGATGCCCAGCACCGCGTGCAGCGCCCGTTCGCCGTCGGCGGTCACCTTCACCGCGCGTTCCGAGCCGATCCGTACGCACCATCCGGCGTCCAGCGCGTGCCGGCACAGGGCCGCGCCCGCGAGTCCGGCGAGGTGCGGACGGCGCTCGGTCCAGTCCAGGCAGCCGCGCGCGACGGGGCGCCGCCCCTTCGGCGCGAGGGGCATGCCGAGTTCCTCGAACCAGGCGAGCCCGTCCTCGGTGAGCGCGAACCCCGTGTCCTGGCGCAGCAGCCCCCGCACGGTCATCGCCTCCGTGAGGGCGATCCCGAGCCGGCCGGCGAGATGGTCGTAGCAGGTCCGCCCGCGCGCCATCGCCTGCCCCGCGCTCGCCTCCCGCAGGCCGCGCGGCGCCTCGGGCACGGCCGGTGCCGAGCGGGCGGCGAGGTCCTCGACGAGGTCCGCGACCCGGTCGTCGGCGAGCCGTACGTAGCGGTGCCTGCCCTGCCGTTCCTCGGCGAGGACCCCGCCCGCCACCAGCTTGCCCAGGTGCTCGCTGGTGGTGGACGGCGCGACGCGCGCGTGCCGGGCCAGTTCTCCGGCTGTCCAGGCCCGCCCGTCGAGCAGGGCGAGCAGGAAGGCGGCGCGGGTCTCGTCGGCGAAGAGTGCGGCGAGTGCGGCGAGGTCTTTGGCGGCCATGCGCCCCAGGATGCCGCAGTCACGGTTCGGCGTCCGCCGAAACGTATCGCCCGGTCCGGAGCGTCCGCCGTCCCGTCGCGCGCGGTCGTTACGCCCCGTCCCCCGCGTCGTGCTCCGGCCCGGTCTTGTGCGCCCCCGCCTCGTACTGCAGCGCCAACCCGTCGAGCAGCGCCCGCAGTCCCGTCTCGAACGCCACCCGGTCGACCTTCTCGCGCCGTTCGGCGAGCAGGTGCGCCTGCCCGAGGTGCGGGTAGTCCGCGGGGTCGTAGGCGGTCTCGTCGTCGACGAAGCCGCGGGCGAAGGAGCCCAGCGCCGAGCCCGTGACGAAGTACCGCATGAGCGCGCCGATGGAGGTGGCCTGGGCGGGCGGCCAACCCGCCCGGACCATCGCGCCGAAGACGGCGTCGGCGACCTTCAGGCCGGCCGGACGGCGGCCGGGGCCCTGGGCGAGGACGGGGACGACGTGCGGGTGGTCGGCGAGGGCGGCGCGGTAGGAGACCGCCCAGTCGTGCAGGGCCGTGCGCCAGTCCCGGGGGTCGTCGGGGGCGAACATCGACAGGTCGACCTTCGCGCTGACCGCGTCCGCGACCGCGTCGAGGATCTCGTCCTTGGTGCGGAAGTGGTTGTAGAGGGAGGGGCCGCTGACCCCGAGCTCGGCGGCGAGCCGCCGGGTCGAGAGGGCGGCGAGGCCCTCGGCGTCCACGAGCGCTCCCGCCGTCTCGACGATGCGTTCTCGGCTGAGGAGGGGCTTGCGCGGTCGGGCCATGGCGCACATAGTAGGCGTGCACCCAAAAACTAGCAGTGGTAATTAAACCGGTGAGGTGGCACGGTGGATCTGGGGCTGAGCGAGGAGCAGGAGGCCGTACGGCGGCTCGCGGAGGACTTCGTGGCCCGCGAGGTCACCCCGTACGCCGTCGAGTGGGACCGGGCCGAGAACGTCGACAGGGCGATCGTGAGGAAGCTCGGCGCCGTCGGCTTCCTCGGCCTGACGATCCCCGAGGAGTACGGCGGCTCCGGCGGCGACCACCTCTCCTACTGCCTCGTCACCGAGGAGCTGGGCCGCGGCGACTCCTCGGTCCGCGGCATCGTCTCCGTCTCCCTGGGCCTGGTCGCCAAGACCGTCGCGTCCTTCGGGAGCGAGGAGCAGAAGCGGACCTGGCTGCCCCGGCTCGCCTCCGGCGACGCCGTCGGCTGCTTCGGCCTCACCGAGCCCGGCACCGGCTCCGACGCCGGGAACCTCGCCACCCGCGCGGTCCGCGACGGCGACGCGTTCGTGATCAACGGCAGCAAGATGTTCATCACCAACGGCACCTGGGCCGATGTCGTGCTGCTCTTCGCCCGCACCACGGACGCCCCCGGCCACCGGGGCGTCTCCGCCTTCCTCGTCCCCGCGGACACCCCCGGCCTCACCCGCCGCGCCATCCACGGCAAGCTCGGGCTGCGCGGCCAGGCCACCGCCGAACTGGTCCTGGAGGACGTCCGGGTCCCCGCGGACGCCATGATCGGCCCCGAGGGCAAGGGCTTCTCCCTCGCCATGTCCGCCCTCGCCAAGGGCCGGATGTCGGTCGCCGCCGGCTGTGTCGGCATCGCCCAGGCCGCGCTCGACGCGGCCGTGCGCTAC
It encodes:
- a CDS encoding molybdopterin oxidoreductase family protein, yielding MSSAPSTALRICPLCEATCGLTLTVDGGRVTAARGDRDDVFSRGFICPKGAAFPEVDADPDRLTSPLVRENGVLREAGWDEAFDRIAARMRPLIEEHGPNAVGVVLGNPNVHTVAGALYPPLLIGALGTRNLFTASTVDQMPKHVSSGLLFGDAFAIPVPDLDRTDHLLMLGANPLDSNGSLCTAPDFPGRLKELRRRGGTLTVVDPRRTRTARLADRHLALRPGTDALFLAALVHTLFAEDLTDLGHLAAHVEGVDEVRRAVEDFSPEAVAAPCDLDAEAIRTTARELAAAPTAAVYGRMGSSTVAYGTLGNWLVDVLNVLTGNLDRPGGALFPLSATAPAPRPAGPGKGFALGRWTSRVSGHPEAKGELPLAALAEEIDTPGEGRIRALITIAANPVLSAPDGRRLDAALASLDFMVAVDPYLGETARHADVVLPPPPPSQSAHFDFAFNGFAVRNQVRHTPPAVPLGDGRMDECEIHARLILAVSGMHGAPPEAVDALAVDSTLAKAVTQEHSPVYGEDPRAVAARLTGATGPERRLDLMLRLGPYGRSHGLTLDSLRAAPHGIDLGPLRPRLPGLLKTRSGRIELLPAPIAADLPRLRAALGSVPDPGTLQLVGRRHLRSNNSWLHNVPALTGGSNRCTLQIHPEDAARLGLEAGALARVKGEGGELEAEVEITDTVRPGVVSLPHGWGHDRPGTRLGVASRRPGVNVNQLLDGSRLDPLSGTAVLNGFPVHVSPLL
- a CDS encoding Zn-dependent alcohol dehydrogenase translates to MIRAAVLPAVGSPLEITGIELPEPGPGQVRVRLAAAGVCHSDLSLSNGTMRLPVPAVLGHEGAGTVVSVGEGVTHVAPGDGVVLNWAPSCGACHHCGLGEVWLCANALAGAAHVHARTEDGTELHPGLNVAAFAEETVVAGNCVLPVPDGVPLTEAALLGCAVLTGWGAVHHSARVRAGESVAVFGVGGVGLATLQAARIAGASTIVAVDVSPEKEELARAAGATEYVVASENTARQIRGLTGGHGADVSVECVGRAATIRTAWDATRRGGRTTVVGIGGKDQQVAFNALEIFHWGRTLSGCVYGNSDPARDLPVLAEHVRAGRLDLNALVTERITLEGIPGAFDNMLAGKGGRALVVF
- a CDS encoding aldehyde dehydrogenase family protein → MKAHDAIYIGGEWRAAASSETIAVTDPATEQVVGHVPAGSAEDVDAAVRVARAAFPGWAATPPAERAARLAALRDALAARAEEIAATVTTELGAPPQLAAAVHTGLPIAVAGSYAELAATHPFEEKVGNSTVYSEPVGVVAAITPWNYPLHQIVAKVAPALAAGCAIVLKPAEDTPLTAQLFAEAVHEAGVPAGVFNLVTGLGTVAGQALAEHPDVDLVSFTGSTAVGRKIGALAGGAVKRVALELGGKSANVILPSADLGKAVAVGVANVMSNSGQTCSAWTRMLVHRDQYDEAVRLAATAVAKYVPGERVGPLVNARQRDRVRGYIEKGLAEGARLVAGGPEAPLETGYYVAPTVFADVTPEMTIAQEEIFGPVVSIIRYEDEADALAIANGTVYGLAGAVWGEPEEAVAFARRMETGQVDINGGRFNPLAPFGGWKQSGVGRELGAHGLAEYLQTKSLQF
- a CDS encoding DMT family transporter, whose translation is MPIRSSRLALAAAGVTVVLWASAFVSIRSAGAAYSPGALALGRLLAGSLVLGAVLLIRREGFPPRAAWPGIVTSGLLWFGVYMVVLNWGEQEVDAGTAAMVVNIGPILIALLGARFLKEALPPRLLAGMAVSFAGAMAVGLSMSGGSGQGHASVLGVVLCLLAAVAYAGGVVAQKPALAHGSALQVTTFGCLVGTAGCLPFAGRLVEEAARAPWPATLNMVYLGVFPTALAFTTWAYALARTTAGRMGATTYAVPALVVLMAWLVLGELPGLLTMAGGALCLAGVAVSRSRPKTPVASSAGTADRA
- a CDS encoding class F sortase, coding for MTVSLVTGGVWWAQGEEPAGPAPAAAAAHGAAAPAGSAGAEGKAGGGDGAGTPRRAARATAEPTAPPAPLGRSRPTTLAVPAITIEAPVMGLGLDSEGRLATPPVDNPRIVGWYKNGVTPGERGTAVVVGHRDTRTGPAIFINLNSLSPGNTVRIARADGRVAVFTVDRVRTYAKSAFPDKEVYGAANRPELRLLTCGGSFQAKEGYASNIVVFAHLTGVERQI
- a CDS encoding citrate:proton symporter — protein: MLTVLGFAMIATFLVLIMMKKMSPIAALVLIPALFCVAVGQGAQLGDYVIEGVGKLAPTAAMLMFAIVYFGVMIDVGLFDPIVRGILRFCKADPVRVVVGTAVLAAIVSLDGDGSTTFMITVSAMYPLYKRLGMSLVVMTGVAAMANGVMNTLPWGGPTARAATALKLDAGDVFVPMIPALATGLLFVLALSYVLGRRERRRIGYLSLDEALAPTTGTVLVATGGAAGAGAGTGSGGGTGSAAGTGSGGGTGSAAGTGSGGAAGTDGADGGLGAGLPEGGAPPAEEDGFQGLDPDRATLRPKLYWFNAGLTVALLGAMILELLPIPVLFLLGAALALTVNFPQMADQKARIAAHADNVLNVAGMVFAAAVFTGVLTGTGMVKHMADWLVGAIPEGMGPHMALVTGLLSLPLTYFMSNDGFYFGVLPVLAEAGAAHGVSPLEIARASLVGQALHMSSPLVPAVYVLVGMAKVEFGDHTRFVVKWAALTSLVVLGAGILFGIV
- a CDS encoding TetR/AcrR family transcriptional regulator: MVPVPQPTPKHSTAPGQAPLLRRAPVQQRSAARLARILDACAELLDETGYEELSTRAVAARAGVPIGSVYRFFGNKRAMVTALAHRNLDSYAARITAGLAALPPADARGAIDAVLDAYLAMKRTVPGFGLVDFGIPAPVPPAGETAEEDPNRRVAERICRLLAASLDRPADETLLRKVLVCVEATDALLRLAFRTDPSGDPALVAETRALLHAYLAPALR